gagtttttttattttctagttgtaaggttgaatttaatcaaccatgtgttggctttattccatgaaaaTTTTGCTTGTAATACTGCACTTAgaaatcctgtatttaggtgggaatcatgtaagggtaatgtgtgagagagtgtgaagaaatgcttacgactgtgcagtgaagcagggactcacgGCTAGATCTCGCAGGAGGCTCGTGGCTTGCAAGCtaccaaaagttgcacacgcgcaaagcatgcaggggagctgaacagtcattccagctggagcactacaggacaaaaatccagactggccattcaattagctcgcagcttgaactcgcaactcatttaagtcgcgaggtcaagtcgccagccaaccctgttttggaaaaactgactcttcgcattccattctcacaccagtaaaAATActcctcattcccacaaaatatgtgtggccattcagaatgaaaaaccctaaaagaggtttcttcaaaacacccacccaattagagagagctactcattcttagagagaaatctttatagtctcttctcattccctctctcattgtcatacctattgagaggagatttctatccaaacactacccacacccatttagagtgttgagtgtttttggagctttgggaagcattggaagatgccaaggatggtggatgctatggattatagcggaatccagtaagctagaaaagaaaaaggttcggcgcaaccttgttggagcaagaagcttggagggcttaggtacactgggtagattaggcttggagggtctattgctgttcatgcatcccaactacattttctagtggattacttaccgcttggagggcggcggagaggttttacgcctagggcttcggtttcctcttcgataacacatcgttgtgttgtccttgtgtttgcatctctcttcccttaatctttgccttttattttctgttgtggatgtgattttaattggcttagattggttaccaattttgtttatagcttgtgttcattttccacacacttattgtttgtcataaagcttgaattggtaattttgttatttggggtctaaacgttcaagggtgttttatacactatttgaactttcactagTAAAGTAAGGGATATACTAAAGCAGCTATATatgttctaaagaattaaaaatggaaaaaaatttgttatatcaAGAAATTCAAGTAAGGGGATATAATAAAGGAACTATGTattctaaataatttaaataaggaAAAGAACTACTGCACACTCTTGGTGTGGTAGTCACTCCtcaagtataagtgtttatgGGATGTGGGGGGCAtgggccggggttcaagtctcctaGAGGGAGTTTCAcgcacatatatacttagattaggttagtgttgaatttctatcttgtataaataaaaaataaggaaaagaaaaattattgttagtGACCTCTCCAATGAATGTAGACATCTACAATACAAATCTCCCCACACCAACTATcaacatatttaaaatatatatgtactaaagaatataaaaaaataaaaagtggaaGTGACTTAAAATAGTAAGAAGGAAGTACAAGAGTTAAGAACATATTATGTTAAAGAATTCAAGTAAgggatataataaatgaattatgtgctatataattttaaaaaggaaaagataacacTTATTAGTGTTCTATTGAAGTGACCTAAGGAGGGAGGGGGGCGGGGAACTTATTCATGCCATTAGGTTAACTCGTGAGGAGTTTTTGTCAAGCCCCTAACCTATTTATGTTAAAGATATCAAGGACATTAGAGGACATAGGCCTAGTCCCTAACCATTTAAACGTGACTAACCCAACTGATCTAGTTCAACCCGAAGGGGGGCAAATAGTTTCAAATGATTGGGTCAATCGCTAGTGGGATTTATCTACTTTAAAAAGTAGGTTGTAGGTATCGGCCTTTTAGTAAATCCAGCGGAGTAACCCAATCTAATAAAGAAGGGTACCTTGATCCATTGACATTTGAGAAAAGAATGAAACTACATCAGAGGATTGTTAGTAGGCTCGGCAATGGATTTATCTATGCTTGTGTTTGGTTAAGAGAtgaaaaaatgagaggatagaaaatgtaatttataaaaatttactcatatatccttattagaaaaaaaaagtaataaactatatttttataaaataattgtgtaTGGAATTATGGAtgaacattatatatatatatatatatatatatataaaaagaaccCAAAACTGTTGAAGTTAAAAACagaaaaccattaaaaaaattgagggaaataagaaaaaaaaaatgaatgaatagtCAAAAGTCAAGTTGGTTGGGAATAAATACAATAGAACGTTGCAcagttccttaaaaaaaatttaaaaaaaaaaatttaaaagggaCTTTGCACAAtaatagaaaacaaagaagaaaaagacccacaaaaaaaaaaaaaaaaaaaaaaaaaaaaaaaaaaaaaagaagaagtgagCAACGTTGTAGGGACATTTTTGTCCAAATAATTGGATCGATCACACTTTAGCTTGTACAGTTCACACAAACGCATATATATAGCCCTTCCTTTCCGATTCTTGAACTTCCATCAGACATtcgttactctctctctctctctctctctctctctcaaattgcttttttataatagaaagaaaatggCAAGCCAAGGTAAAGAAGGATATGGAGTTTCGGAACAGAGGATTGACTGTGAATTCAAGGTGGTGCTAATAGGAGACTTTGAGGTTGGGAAGTGTCAGATACTGGCACGTTGTGAACGCGAAGAGTCCAAGACTGGTACCGCCATTACTGTCAAGTATGAGACCCAAACCCTTCACATCGAGAAAAAGAGTGTCAAGGCCCACATTTGGGGAATCATTCGCCAAGAACGGTACGTCTAGCTCTACAAATTTCTCACTTCGATTCacagttttagtatttttttagggtttgtgtAAAACAATTTGTGTATAAGAAACACTACTCTTTGCATAATTCCTAAGGATTTGGTTTTAAGTTCAATGAGAACCAGGGGCTTACAATGATTTTTTGTTGGGGGAATCAAATTGTGATACCAATATAGTAGCGTTTCAAAATGCCGCTATAGCCAACAaccataaaagaaaataaccaGCAACCCCACCCCACCATTGTCTCTATCTATCCAACAAACCTAGCACATTCAGCCACCCAAACACCAATCACAACCCAAACCCAACATATCCAGACAACCCAACATGAAAAACAACCCAAACaacattgttaaaaaaaaaatacccagattttcaaaatacccaaaatttcaaaatatctaaaaatttaaagagaaagagatggttACAGCTTAGTGCAATTTCTTGATCAAAGCCATGGGCTTTTGCTTCAGACCCCTCTGAAACctacaaaatttcaaacacaaaattaataaaacaattataaaataaataagtaaaaaatgaaagatgaaatatatgaagaaaaaaacaagtaCCTTCTACGAGCTCTGGCAATGAAGAGCTTGACAAGGTCGTCGGTGGACATGTCGAGAAGGGCATCCAAATCAACGCCTTTGAAGCGATCAAAACACCAATTCGGCCACCCAACACCAAACCTAAGACCGTTCTAGCCACCTAACATTGATCTGGAAGGGGAAATGCATCGGCAGTCGAGGCTTGCGGATCGACGTTGGGGTTGGGTCGGTGGTGTGGGTTAGCGACGTGGATCTGCTAATGGTGGATCGACagtaagagagagagtgtgagaaagagagtgagagagtggaGAGTTGTTCAggtttcagcaaaaaaaagagagagttatTTGGGTAGAAAGAGTCaagtatttttatttcaaaaactttggctatttcaattttttttttttttttttggctggacTTGTGGTGGCACTTTCCAAAAGCCGCATTACTATATTTGATGAGGTTAGCTTTGGTTAAATcgctttggtttttttaaagttttaagaaTTCAATGACGGAAAGTATGATAGAGTTTCTTAACCCTTTTGAATTTGCATCAAGAGGTTGATGTCAATTTTAATAATTGGCTTTAGTATAATTGAATCAATTTTGTTAGAATAATTTATACTCATCTAATCATGTTTTTGGGTGAATTGAGCAGAAACAATGTAGATTCACATGCAGATTACAAGGATGCTGATGGGGTAATACTGGTTTACGACATAACTAACCGCAAGAGTTTTGATTGCATGACTCTTTGCCTGGAAGAGCTGCATCGCCATGCAAAGAAGAGACAAGCTATCATTCTGATAGGGAACAAAAGTGATTCCGAGAATGATCGTGAAGTTCTAAGAAAGGAAGCTCGTGGATTTGCTGAGAAGAACGGTCTGATTTTCTGGGAGATCTCAGCATTGGAAGGAACTAATTTTGATAATGCCTTAAAGGATTTGTTGACAAAGCTTGTGGacattaaaaacaataataccACCAATAATACCACCAACAGCAATAATACCACCACCAGTACCACCACCTATACCACCACCTGCAATAATACCACCAATACCACCACCAGCAGCCACAATAATAACAACGACTATCAGAATAATGGCAGCAACAATTGGAATCCGcgcaatataaaacaaaatatatatttttatttaaagatcGTTGTACCACACAACCATAGATTCTAAATAGAactgttaggattagtgcccttaaatcctattgtatgatgctatgtgtgatattatgtatgacattatgtatgacatgatgtatgacttaatattgtaattaataaagttgttttattattatctgaaataatggtaacatgaatattcggaCATTATCATAAAGTCCaagagatgcatagtatgtgatttatgtgaaaagtcacagaagatataaatcacaagttctttgtaaactcagaatttaattcgtagtcggtgatgaaattgggcgtttcatcagtgaagactataacatatcaactaagatgatttgtcttgatcatggaagtggtgacttctagttgatgtgttgatatgttttaagagttaagacatattgaaatggaccgctgtgagatttattattctcctaacgactttcaattgaataataaatctcacgacttatatttacatgaactcttaatcctaagagaataatggacctaatcatgaagtgtaggttgctttgatatatcaagagtgagatctaaagtaacaGTCAAAACCTTAGTATATTGGGCAgtcacatttagtgttgatggaacatagattctcaagatggaattcatagtctcttatcggagatataaaatattctcttgagataagttAAATGGGTTTgttattcagaatgttaggcctaactactttagtaaatggttactaaagtatatatttatgaaattggacttcataaatatatgatgaataacttaaaggattaaaccgggtactcaaggattaaaatgtagtaattcacaaagtaacaatcttcattcatgactttgtattactacgaatattttatgaaggggttgcatgtacaataaagtcttgggatataatctATTAAttaggcctagagtgcaattatatttatatagtggtattaaatagaattaatggtaactttagacttgtcaagagttaacagaaaagcccaaggcccattggagctagagtcttatttgttcccttttggtcccactccaagccacacactaaagccTAATTGGAAGGCctaaaaggctagcccaattagataatgaGTTATgtggagagaaacatacagaatttttatgacaatgaaatggtttgtatgttGGTAAGAAGAAACTTCTTCATATTCTCTCTAGAACATACACACataactgattgagagaccacacatcttgggcatcaagtggaattggagtgaagattgaaaGTGTTCCCAAGTGCTTTTATCTTCAGTTTTGAAATTCACCataccaaggtacactctcttattcttatATTCTGTAATTTGCATAGTATatgttatcaattgcaaatGGAGTAGATCCGTTTATTTTTTCgttgcgtatgttttgtatgagatacaaacaTGTTATTTCCATCAAGAACAAAATTACGTACCTCTAATGACGaaattcaagtaaaaaaaaaaaaaatggtgtacAAGTGTCTTATTTTCCTGCCCAATTCGATGTACTCGGCTGATAGCTTGTGCTTCTGTTGCAAGATTTAGGAGCGGTTCTACTAAGACAATGTGTTGTGCTTCTAAAAGATTGATGCCATTGGCTCCATGCTAGATTAGGATCAATAACACCTGGAAATATTTTGATGGTGGTTGCTGGGCATTCacctttatattttccattgaaCTGTTCTATCCTTTaaatttatgaacatcatgttttagttattatctattattgctcttaaatttggtatatgtttatataatgtgaaaaagtatgcttagcaatatatagaaaatataaataaaaatattttttataattttttaatcgccgcaTCCTGCCGTACCTGCACcgtactttttcaaaaattgccgagtcccgtaCCCGAATCCGAAAAGCACCTGTGCTTCATAGATGATAATACATGCCTTCTTCGCATCTAATATATAAGACTCTAATGTGAATGAAAATGAGATCCTCTTATGATGTTGGAGGTAAATCTAAGAGGCTAGTATTCTGGGGAGCATTCATGTCATAACACACTCATGCTTAAAATGTACACCAAAAGAACTTCACTGTCATTTTGTCCTTTTGGAGATTTTTGTTTCTCatggattaaaatgaaattttcatcTTGCAAATTTGGTCCCAGTTTAATTTTTGTccctcaaaataaaaaagtttcaattagtttcttaaaaatttcaatggatgagttttgtcatttctgcCAACATGgggttaaaaaattaataggtttcagacacaacatttttcacaattgttgattGATATTTAATAAAAGCAATGTCAATGTTAGACCCAAGTGAAAGTGATGTTGTTCCAATCACAAGCAATATCAACCACTGTGTTAGTTACCTTCATACCTTATACTctcctctttatttatttttcgatATATGACTATACGAGGTATGATCCCAGGCCCATTGGGCCATGGGCCTTGGGCCGAACattctcaaaaaccaaaattgGGCCCAAACCTCTTAGTAAGTCCATCTCGTTTTGGATGCGTGATAGAGAAGCCCACACCGGTAAAGTAGGACTTGACCGAGAATGTGTTTGTTCGGAATAGCCCATGTCCTGGCAACTCAGTATTGTCTTGGGGAATATCACTGTCGAGCAATCTTTTGGAGGCAAGAACCAGCACCAATACCAtttgtcacgccccaaacctaAAAGGGTCTAAAGCATGAGAAATACATCCCAAGGGTACCTGtagatttttactttttggaaAATCAAACTATAGGAgatctttattttcctttcttttccacaAGGTAAGAATATATAACCATACTCAAATCTCCACATTACAAGTCAAAGCTCTATAACACATTTACaaacaataactaaaaatcatatgccTCCACAATGTTTAtgaatatattacaaaactCTGATTAAATTACACAAGGTAACAATTTTATCAAGAATAAGGACCTTAACATCGAGTCTAAGCCTACCACGCCAAAGGCTAACAAACCTCAAGCAACCCACCTCCAATAGAATTAACTAAGGTCTCATTGAACATAGCAAGATCAAGTCACCAACCATTTACAGCAAGAGTCTCCAAATTTAACATAGCACTTTAATCATCACCAAAGAAGTAAGTTCCATACCCAAGGTATAGcttataaatctaaaaaactGTTAAAGGGTGGGATGAGCTAAcgcccagtaagtagcataattaatgggagtgggggaaatgcaagtttcatcttcaataataataatatgacaagaatgattaaataatGAATCACAAcgtttctcaaagtaaataccttgaaattatatactataatttgtgagcaccaacaatataatttccaaaaccataaaatctaacatacggtaatttatcacaaatataccacactaccacatagaccggtcaggggatccacccattcacaactggcatgatattgtcctctctggtatgcagactcttggccccatggacagtagcctcacccataccctcaaggtttttctctccccttATGGGGGGCAGAGAGAGCgcgtcaaataggacctctcttgcatgtggtctcttggccccatgggcagcagcctcacccatagacaatcaaggaacctcttccccccaTGGACAGCAGGGAAGAACGCGTCATCCAATGTGAAAGGGCACTGACCTGGATCTGATTCCATCATCAAAAAGATTACGGAAACCAAATCAGGTGATCACTaggaaatcacacatggcatggTGTTAAAACCACATAAAGCTCACAGGTATACATTTCCtttcaaatacatagtttataGCCAGATAGtttcagaaaaaccttaaataatctaacttccacaaagtttgtaaggttttcaacttcattcttgtcaaaagattttctaacaattttccacataaaaagacaagataagcatcttcgaattttctaatataccataaaatccatgaattccttatcaaagattaaataaaagatgctcatttttccatatcaatgattcatgcatttccccaaatgtaataccaaatatgatgcattttcatatataatcatacaTATATTAAGGTTATAACACAATagttttaggaaaatataatttccataggtagtttccaaaagtgtgtctaacccaaaaacatcatttatgcaacattgttatttttcaaaaatcccattaaaaagctacttacctcgcaaccccaaaatcctaattctccaagctccaaggagattagctagaacctcaacaatatcaagtaaacctatcacaataagTATAGAGCTTGAAATTGCATCTAGCCACAATTTAGGTATTGCCAAATAATcacttaattaggcaagcctagtatgtaacctcatcaataataatatattccacttccatagtttctcaacaaatcgattcacaaggcataaactccaatttataaagttaacccatttaatatcatctccaacatCATAACTAgcttccataaaatttacactaTATCATTAAAAGACCCATGAAAGCAAATCAATATATCCTCcaagacaagaaatttagaacttcaactaactccaaataaacccaatggcaatggaaaattagatttaccaaccatcacatgttataactcaaaacccctaaattttccaCCATAAATAAACCTTAAGTAGTCACCATTAGCACAAACCATATaccactcatcaaataattccaccaatacaaaacccatacatataaATACAGAAAAATCActtctgttaggttctaaagacttaggattttatatatttagaactctaatgtgtattgttggcaaaccatgatcaaaacaaaatgtttagttgtgtttagacttgctcaaagttggttcatttatgtaaagttggaacaaGCTGATGCAAAAATTAATATTGCTTCTCGAcctggttcgatcgattgaagcttaggctcaatcaatcgaaaatcgggtcagatgtgttttctgcagaattccaactcagccctagtttgttttaaaacatttaggtTTTGGTAATTTGCCccaggtatataaggcaaaccctagccacgttttagtgttgctcatattgctgtttatgtaaatctcttgtgagatctgtgaggagttttcctttacacaagcttaggattatcaagaaggagatttcttcaagagcttgatgatcattcagttgctgccataagaacttaaagaaacacaagcgggtgtgcttgtacttgctggagaatccaagaaagaaggagtccgtggtttaggagcttgcacgtggtcgtgtcagtaagtttctactggtgggtagcaataggatgttagtggtctaagtcctgttgaacaacttcgattctttcatagtggattcaagtttaccttgaggatagctaggttaaatcctccccaggattttatcggtttggtttcctgggtgatcatatctttgtgttatttatctttccgttactttgcatgatatgattgtttgattgtgataacctagatttggaatttggactaagtaacaacttggctaattacctaggttaatccaattgtgtttttaaggggtctaaaaactatcaacttccaatgctcataaatcacatgggtatcattattaaagcttagataaaaataacctcaagcaaaagtgtaaaacccatcaaaaagattagaaacttttacctcaaataaaaggATGTGAAGGTGTTTATAGGTTCACAAGAATTTTCCGGTGATCTTGCCGGAAAATGATGGTGGAAATGGTGGTGGTGTGGAAGTGCCAGTGAGAGAGGATGTAAGAGTAGAGAAGTGtatgagagaaaacaaaaaatgaaaagaaaggaagagtgAGCCGGCCAAAGAGTAAAGAGATGAGTGAAATGAGTGGTGGGGAAGGGGGTTAGGTGGGGTAGTCGGGAGGCACGTGGGAACCattaaaaatttgacatttatccttttttcttttttcttttttgggtctaACTGGGACGTTACTTTCTTCCCCTCTTATAAAAATTTCGTCCTCGAAATTTTGCATACCTTGATCTTGATAAAGGTTTAGGTATCTTGACAACATAACGTCCTCATGCATCCTTCCAAAACACCTTTACCCAAGATATTGTTCTATTGCGTAGCACTTGCTCCTTAAGATTCAAAATCTCTACTTGAATTTCTTCATATGACAAAACATCTCTAATTTGAATAGGCTCATAGCTCAAAACATGTGAAGGGTCCAGAATGTATTTCCTTAACATAGACTCATGGAAAACATTATGAATTCCTAACAAGCCCGGTGGTAGGGCAATTCTACACGCAACTTCGTCCACTCTCTCCAAGACCTCAAAAGGCCCTACAAACCTAGGGCTTAACTTACCCTTCTTACCAAATCTCATTATCCTTTTCATTGGTGCAACCCGTAGGAAAACTTTATCTCCAATTTCAAGTTCCAAAGCCTTCCTTTAATGTCATGATAGCTTTTCTATCTACTTTGGGCTGCTCGTAGTCTATCACGAATCTAATTTACCTTTTCACAAGTCCTCTGAATAATCTTTGGCCCCAAGATTTTTTGTTCTCCAACATCATCCCAACAAATTGGGGATCTACACTTTTTCCCATACAAAGCCTCATAAGGTGCTGCTCTAATACTTGAATGGTAACTATTATTGTAAGCAAAGTCCACCAAAGGTAAGTGACTAGCCCAACTCCctttaaaatccaaaacacaTGCTCTCAACATATCTTCTAAAGTTTGAATAGTCCTTTCAGACTGTCCATGTGTCTAAAGGTGGAAAGTTGTGCTAAAATTCAATCTAGTACCCAAGGCCTTTTGCACACCACCCCAAAAATGAGAAGTAAACCTTGGATCTCTATCTAAAACAATAGAAGCACGTACTCCATGAAGTCTGATAATCTCATCAACATAGAGCTGAACTAACTAATCAAGGGAGTAGTTCATCCGAAGAGGGAGAAAATGAGCTGATTTTGTCATTCTATCAACAATCACCCAAAAAGCATCATAACCCTTAGGAGACCTCAACAATCCTGAAACAAAATCCATAGTAATTTTCTCCCACTTCCATTAGGGAATAGGAAGTGGTTGCAACAAACATGAGGGTCGTTGGTGCAACACCTTAACATGCTAACAAGTCAAACATTGCTCTATAAAGTGAGCAATCTCTCTTTTCATATTATTCCACCTAAAGTTTTCACGAAGATCATGGTACATCTTTGTACTAGCCAGATGTATTGTATATAGGGAATAGTGCGCTTCCTctaaaatctcttcttttttttaatcaatagaTCACTTGGCACACAAGGTCTACTCCCAAATCTCAAAACACCATCCTCAGAActagaaatttagat
The Quercus lobata isolate SW786 chromosome 10, ValleyOak3.0 Primary Assembly, whole genome shotgun sequence DNA segment above includes these coding regions:
- the LOC115964903 gene encoding ras-related protein Rab11D-like gives rise to the protein MASQGKEGYGVSEQRIDCEFKVVLIGDFEVGKCQILARCEREESKTGTAITVKYETQTLHIEKKSVKAHIWGIIRQERNNVDSHADYKDADGVILVYDITNRKSFDCMTLCLEELHRHAKKRQAIILIGNKSDSENDREVLRKEARGFAEKNGLIFWEISALEGTNFDNALKDLLTKLVDIKNNNTTNNTTNSNNTTTSTTTYTTTCNNTTNTTTSSHNNNNDYQNNGSNNWNPRNIKQNIYFYLKIVVPHNHRF